tttgtagCTCATAAGAATAATACTTTTGTTTTCtaagtatatatatgttgtttcTTCTTAAATCTGAAGTTATTGATTGGCAAATTGTAGACAAGATACATATCCAGAATTGCATGAATTGTTCTGTCTTGATATTTAACCCAAGTTGTGATGAAAGTGTAGCCTTAAGGGCAAGGTGTGTCATCAACTTCCCAAACATttattatctttaattttttgcttatttttaataatcttataatttataatagcTGTGGTAACTTGGGTTATCTGTTATATTCTTTATTAGTCTCAATGGTTCTGATGAGAATCCGTCTCCATTGACATTTACTCAAGTTAGTACAGAGTCAAGTGTAAAACCACTTGATGAGTTTCTGCACAATACTCCAAGGATTACCTTGCAAGGTCTCAAGGATGCTACAACTGTAAGCATTCTGACAAACTTAACATGCAATGAAGTTGTTTATTAactatattttgtttgtttataagCCTCTGATTCTGATTTGTTGTTGTATAGGAATCATCACATGTTGTTGCTGCAACTGTTAAGAGGACTTTAAATCCCAATAGTTATTGGTATACATCATGTTTGTGTGGCAAGGCTGTTGTGCCGGATTCAAAGATGTGGTATTGTGAAAAGTGTAACAGGCATGTTTCAAAGGTTGTTCCTAGGTAAGGAAATTAAAATGGGGAATTTGTTTGCTTgattcaattttattatttaatgagGCACTTATAATACTTACTTTTGGATTATTACACAGGTTTTGTGTCAAGGTTAGAGTCATGGATGATACTGATTCTGCCATTTTTGTAATCTTTGACAAGGAAGCAAGTTCCATATTCAATATGACTTGTGCTGATATGATTCAAAATGGAGAAAATGTTAgtttcaatttatattattatactttaaatattaatttctgTTTGGATAATTTAATCCATGTCAACTTTTTATTATGTAGGATGTTGGTGAAAGAATTGTTCCACCTCAAATTGATGAAACACTGATTGATCAAACCTGGCTTTTTAAGGTTGAAGCTAAACCTTTTCAGAATCCTAGGTTTGAGCAATCTTTCCGTGTGAGGAAGATTTGTACCGATGAGAGTATAATAAAGGAATTTAAGGACAAGTGGGATAATGAGGATGCTGTGTATCTTAAAAATACAAATGTATGCATTTATTCTGTtatcctattttaaaattttatttctttcatgGTCTGCAATAGACGggtaataatttattaatttatactTTTGTAGGAGGATGGATCTTTGAGTACTTTGCTGGAGAAAGGGAAAGATGATTATGTTGTTGGGTCGTCAAACGTCCTTTGTGAGGTAAAATATTGTAGTTAGTAAGATACAATACTTATGGTATGCAAATTAATCACATTAAATtagattttttagttttgattgaCTTACTTAGGATTAATAACTTATAGttctatattttgatatttattaCGTTAGTTTAGAATAATAACATGTGGCATCTATATTAGGAGTTTGAAAACTTTAGTGGAGATTCTGACAAGGGAAAAGGTTTGATTGTTGGACGGACAACTGTTGATGTTTCCCAAGATTTGATGACGAAGTTTTCATCAGCTATTGTTAATCTTGGCGATGACTTTGATAGTACTCCTCTTTGTATTAAACCAAAGACATCCATTGTGAAACAAATTTCATCTGCTGCTGTTGTGAACCCTAAGGCCGTTGTTGATGGTGTGAAGACAATTAAACCTGATGATAATGCAAAGCCAATCAACTCTGCTGGATCCGTCAATCAAATCAACTCTGCTGGAGCTGTGAAGTCTCAACAATCTGCTGCTGTTCTGAAACCAGTTGACTGTACTACTGTTGAGGATTTGAGCCTAA
This portion of the Trifolium pratense cultivar HEN17-A07 linkage group LG3, ARS_RC_1.1, whole genome shotgun sequence genome encodes:
- the LOC123915358 gene encoding replication factor A protein 1-like, which gives rise to MFLGFPCSPYLNGCLFIVEIAPQPTYVPPSLFLNNFNLKNLLLFCTVFLFFEMALTVDNRSMFSNIDEINSDRATWNFKAKVIRLWQVSDFNRVNVPFSVEMVLMDEDGAKIHATIKKTLIYKFKHEIIEGKVYSFENLGVASNTGAYRTTHHPYKLNFQFGSLVQRLSNCDILKSPFTFVPIADILGGCYDTDFLVDVIGFLTEIGQEREITNQNGSTTKLNVIALEADGHKLQCTLFGPYVDELNTFVGAGDLTNAVVIVQLAKAKIFQDKIHIQNCMNCSVLIFNPSCDESVALRASLNGSDENPSPLTFTQVSTESSVKPLDEFLHNTPRITLQGLKDATTESSHVVAATVKRTLNPNSYWYTSCLCGKAVVPDSKMWYCEKCNRHVSKVVPRFCVKVRVMDDTDSAIFVIFDKEASSIFNMTCADMIQNGENDVGERIVPPQIDETLIDQTWLFKVEAKPFQNPRFEQSFRVRKICTDESIIKEFKDKWDNEDAVYLKNTNEDGSLSTLLEKGKDDYVVGSSNVLCEEFENFSGDSDKGKGLIVGRTTVDVSQDLMTKFSSAIVNLGDDFDSTPLCIKPKTSIVKQISSAAVVNPKAVVDGVKTIKPDDNAKPINSAGSVNQINSAGAVKSQQSAAVLKPVDCTTVEDLSLTAKASVRPCGQRKKVVPKRVSPQHEDRDEDDNAPIKLLKRAVKIEKI